Sequence from the Kiritimatiellales bacterium genome:
GTCAGTTTGTTTGTATCAGTGATCGATACGTCCGTGCCGCCGGTGTTGATATTGGCAAAGCCGATTACAGTTTTATCCGAATTGGTATTGTCGATAAATGCATATTTGCGAGCGGTGATGCCGCCGCCAGATGCCGTCCATTCCACAGGATCGCCGTCGAAAATAACACTCGATCCGCTTTGCGTAACCGTCTGATTGGCTACGGAAATTCCGCCCGTAGTGTAACCATTGCCGTTTGCCACCTCGCCGGTGATGTCGGAATATTTTGCCGTAGAGACGGAAATATTCGTCCCGGAAGTAAGCAGGATGATTTTGATATCATCCGTATTTAGATTGACCTTCGAGGCCGCGATTGACCCCACAAGGTTGATGAGAAAATTATTTACGAGGGAAATTTGCTGTGTGTCGGCCATTTTGGTACTCCGGCGCTAGGTTAAAACAGGTTTTCTTTGATGATTAGCTTCGGCCCGTCGATGAATATATCGTAGCCGTTCGGCGGGATTAGCTTGATTTGCATTTCCGCATACACCGTCTCGGTAAAAGACGCGGTATCGGATGGCAGCATCTGCAAATATGCTTTTCCTGGATTGTTGGTCTGATCGGGATCAATCACAGCGTCACGTGACACAAAAACAATTCCTTCCGAAGCAATTCGACAAGTCACTTGCGCAAGATCAAGATTGATAAATCCTCTCGGCACAACGACGCCGCGCGAATAATCATAGGTAGCTTCTGCCAGCCGGAAATAGATTTTCGGGCCCGCTCCCTGGAAAAATTCAAAAGTCTCGGTTCTGACGTCACAAATATTCATGGTTTAAATTTATATCAAAAATGTATACCATACGCCACTAGATATTGTACCAGGCAGTTGGCTGCTGCTGCTATGTAGTGTAGTTTCGGGTTTGCGTTATGGAGCGGTCAGATATGCCTGATATTGACGAGTTAAGACGTCGATTAGCGGACCTCGAAAAAAACATGTCTATCATACAAGAGCGAGTTGAAAACCTACGCGAGGCACAGCGCAAGGAAGATGCGTTTAAGCGCAGCATGTTTTACATCGTCCTATCGTCATTTGTCGCGACAATCGCCTATTTCGGGAAAGGCGTTTTGGACAAGGTGACATTTAAATGATTAAAATGATTGCGTTTTTTCTGGTTGTCAATCCGCTCATACTTTGGGCGCAAGAGCCAATGACGCAATCAATTGTGGCTATTTTGGAGCGCATACAATGACAAGCAGGCACACTCTCCACGATATCGATATCATGGCGCGCACGATTTACGGCGAGGCGGCGGCGAACAGCGAAAAATCGGCTATCGCAGTCGCGAACGTAATTATGAACCGGGTCCGCTATCAGAACTGGCCTTCGACGATTGCGGAAGTCTGCCTTCAGCCGTGGCAATTTTCCTGCTGGAATTCGAATGATCCGAACCGCGCGCGCATCCTTGCCGCAGATGGAAAAGACAAGTGGTTTACGCGATGCCGCCAGATTGCGGCACAAGTCGCAAGGGAGCCCGGCGGATCGGCAACGGATCCGACAAAGACGGCAACTCACTATCACACTTTTGCAGTCAGTCCGAGTTGGGCCAAGAAAAAAGCCGCCTGCTACAATGATGGGTATCATTACTATTACAACAACATCGACACGCCGCCGCCGTCTTGCGCAAAAGATGCCCTGGAACACGAAAGGCCGATCAGCAAAACGCGAACCGTTCGCGGCGGCAAGATGGCTGTGGCGGGCGTCGCGGGCAGCGGTGTTTTGATGGAATTGCAAAGTCAATTGGAGCCGCTGATCCCCTACAGCGAATATCTCAAATACGTCTTTCTTGGCGTCGCGCTGATATCCATCGGCGTGATGATATATGCGCGCATTCAGGATCGGCGCGAGGGCTTGCGATGATCCGGGCTTTTTTTTCGGCAATAACTGGCGCGCTTTCCGGAATATGGGGTTATGTTATTATCGTCGCCGGAGGCGCTGTTGCTGTCCTGGCAATCCTCGCCGGAGCTCGATCGGCAGGAAGAGATAGCGAGAGGGTTAAAAATGCAAAGCAGGCTATCGAGATTATCAAGCGTCAGCGGCAGGCCGCAGCTCGCAGCCCTTCCGATCGTCGCGGCGTTGCTGACCGGATGCGTGACGGTAGCTTCTGACCCGTCAATCTGTCCTCCGATTGCGCAGTACAGCCCGGAATTTCTGGCGGAGGCGGCGGACGCACTCGACGCACTTCCCACCGGCTCCCCGCTCGAGCGGATGATCATCGACTACGGCCGCGAGCGGGACATGTTGCGGGCGTGTCAGTGATGAGATGCGTGTGATAATTTACCGTCCCACCATATCGCGTATAGTGTCCTGCCACGCGAGTGCCAGTAATCAAAGCAATCCGAATTCCCGCAGCATCTCGAAATAGATCATAGCCTTTCTGGCCTGGCTGGAAAGCCTGGTCGGCTCGCCGTTTCGCTGCAATGTACCGTTCTCAATCGACCGAATGGCCCGGTTTCCGGAATAACCAAGAATTTCAGCCGCTCGCTGCTGCGTCAATTTATGCCGGCAGCGGAATTCGTAAATGATTTCTCTATCGGATTTTTCCCGTCCGTCATCGGTCAGCCACCACGGCAGGAACGTTGGATCCTCTGACATAAAAACATCATTGATATCGCTCATCTTTTCCTCCTCTTCCATCCGTATTTTTCTTCTATCCGGT
This genomic interval carries:
- a CDS encoding cell wall hydrolase translates to MARTIYGEAAANSEKSAIAVANVIMNRVRYQNWPSTIAEVCLQPWQFSCWNSNDPNRARILAADGKDKWFTRCRQIAAQVAREPGGSATDPTKTATHYHTFAVSPSWAKKKAACYNDGYHYYYNNIDTPPPSCAKDALEHERPISKTRTVRGGKMAVAGVAGSGVLMELQSQLEPLIPYSEYLKYVFLGVALISIGVMIYARIQDRREGLR